One Cydia splendana chromosome 23, ilCydSple1.2, whole genome shotgun sequence DNA window includes the following coding sequences:
- the LOC134801826 gene encoding igLON family member 5-like isoform X1 produces MELRRLSICLAFLLVAVISHSSEARHSLERRDADVDFFQDDPGSDNEQNDEGDDEDGPVPNATILTKPEVYKVPIGGRPVGVRLECKIDIPDTMVTWMRGDIGLVVLGTLMADPTKYQKSGTDLIINNVTQADAGGYQCKVEQTPPVQIEHQIETVQSAQITSITASDDGKPAPGADLTLTCTATGMPAPKIIWSKLVNGQNAKIGEGAVHTIKNVKVEDSGTYFCYAMGSNNADTKTVDVSVRRKPKVHVHRAVINSAIGVEALMRCNVHEQEPVTIRWFKGDQEIDWSRYTTRGTESNLTVTPQSDADFGTYTCRAECDFGTHHRSIELVETPVVERLESDGSKLSWSVHSHLPLTNIEIQLIDTVNGTLKKFDVPVPDHKTHEYDFTYVVNSVEPGHYDAVVKVENSKGMGENSQAVELKEVEQDPERIQEARMGPSPGAAHAHHPTTALISTVLMYLLVRML; encoded by the exons AAGCGAGACACTCGTTGGAGCGACGAGATGCCGATGTGGACTTCTTCCAGGATGACCCAGGCTCCGACAACGAACAGAATGACGAAGgag ACGATGAGGATGGGCCAGTTCCGAATGCCACCATCCTCACCAAGCCGGAGGTTTATAAAGTGCCTATAGGAGGAAGGCCAGTAGGGGTGCGGTTGGAGTGCAAAATCGACATCCCAG ATACAATGGTAACCTGGATGAGAGGAGACATAGGCCTGGTAGTGCTTGGTACACTGATGGCTGATCCGACAAAGTAtcagaa gAGCGGCACCGACCTCATCATCAACAATGTGACGCAAGCAGACGCTGGTGGTTACCAGTGCAAGGTTGAACAAACGCCTCCCGTTCAAATTGAGCATCAAATCGAGACTGTCCAATCTGCTCAAATTACGA gcatCACAGCTTCAGACGATGGCAAACCTGCCCCAGGAGCCGACCTTACCCTAACTTGCACTGCCACCGGCATGCCCGCTCCGAAGATCATTTGGTCGAAGTTGGTCAACGGACAG AACGCAAAGATCGGTGAAGGCGCCGTTCACACCATCAAGAATGTGAAGGTGGAAGATTCTGGAACGTACTTCTGCTACGCGATGGGCAGCAACAACGCAGACACGAAGACTGTTGATGTCTCTGTTAGAA GGAAACCTAAGGTGCACGTGCACCGCGCCGTTATCAACTCGGCCATCGGCGTCGAGGCCCTCATGAGGTGCAACGTCCACGAACAAGAACC GGTCACAATCAGGTGGTTCAAGGGTGACCAGGAGATCGACTGGTCGCGGTACACCACGCGAGGCACCGAGTCCAACTTAACTGTGACACCGCAGTCGGACGCAGACTTTGGCACCTACACTTGCAGG GCCGAATGTGACTTCGGCACTCACCACCGTTCCATCGAGCTGGTCGAGACGCCTGTAGTGGAGAGGCTAGAGTCAGACGGCAGCAAACTGTCGTGGTCCGTGCACTCGCACCTGCCCCTCACGAACATCGAGATACAGCTCATTGATACTGTTAAC GGCACCTTGAAGAAGTTCGACGTACCGGTGCCAGACCACAAGACACACGAATACGACTTTACATACGTGGTGAACTCAGTGGAACCTGGACACTACGACGCGGTGGTAAAGGTGGAAAACTCGAAGGGCATGGGCGAGAACAGCCAAGCGGTTGAACTTAAAGAAG TTGAACAAGATCCTGAACGTATCCAGGAAGCGAGAA TGGGTCCCTCGCCCGGCGCGGCGCACGCCCACCACCCGACGACGGCGCTCATCTCCACCGTCCTCATGTACCTGCTTGTACGGATGCTGTAA
- the LOC134801826 gene encoding igLON family member 5-like isoform X2 has product MELRRLSICLAFLLVAVISHSSEARHSLERRDADVDFFQDDPGSDNEQNDEGDDEDGPVPNATILTKPEVYKVPIGGRPVGVRLECKIDIPDTMVTWMRGDIGLVVLGTLMADPTKYQKSGTDLIINNVTQADAGGYQCKVEQTPPVQIEHQIETVQSAQITSITASDDGKPAPGADLTLTCTATGMPAPKIIWSKLVNGQNAKIGEGAVHTIKNVKVEDSGTYFCYAMGSNNADTKTVDVSVRRKPKVHVHRAVINSAIGVEALMRCNVHEQEPVTIRWFKGDQEIDWSRYTTRGTESNLTVTPQSDADFGTYTCRAECDFGTHHRSIELVETPVVERLESDGSKLSWSVHSHLPLTNIEIQLIDTVNGTLKKFDVPVPDHKTHEYDFTYVVNSVEPGHYDAVVKVENSKGMGENSQAVELKEVGPSPGAAHAHHPTTALISTVLMYLLVRML; this is encoded by the exons AAGCGAGACACTCGTTGGAGCGACGAGATGCCGATGTGGACTTCTTCCAGGATGACCCAGGCTCCGACAACGAACAGAATGACGAAGgag ACGATGAGGATGGGCCAGTTCCGAATGCCACCATCCTCACCAAGCCGGAGGTTTATAAAGTGCCTATAGGAGGAAGGCCAGTAGGGGTGCGGTTGGAGTGCAAAATCGACATCCCAG ATACAATGGTAACCTGGATGAGAGGAGACATAGGCCTGGTAGTGCTTGGTACACTGATGGCTGATCCGACAAAGTAtcagaa gAGCGGCACCGACCTCATCATCAACAATGTGACGCAAGCAGACGCTGGTGGTTACCAGTGCAAGGTTGAACAAACGCCTCCCGTTCAAATTGAGCATCAAATCGAGACTGTCCAATCTGCTCAAATTACGA gcatCACAGCTTCAGACGATGGCAAACCTGCCCCAGGAGCCGACCTTACCCTAACTTGCACTGCCACCGGCATGCCCGCTCCGAAGATCATTTGGTCGAAGTTGGTCAACGGACAG AACGCAAAGATCGGTGAAGGCGCCGTTCACACCATCAAGAATGTGAAGGTGGAAGATTCTGGAACGTACTTCTGCTACGCGATGGGCAGCAACAACGCAGACACGAAGACTGTTGATGTCTCTGTTAGAA GGAAACCTAAGGTGCACGTGCACCGCGCCGTTATCAACTCGGCCATCGGCGTCGAGGCCCTCATGAGGTGCAACGTCCACGAACAAGAACC GGTCACAATCAGGTGGTTCAAGGGTGACCAGGAGATCGACTGGTCGCGGTACACCACGCGAGGCACCGAGTCCAACTTAACTGTGACACCGCAGTCGGACGCAGACTTTGGCACCTACACTTGCAGG GCCGAATGTGACTTCGGCACTCACCACCGTTCCATCGAGCTGGTCGAGACGCCTGTAGTGGAGAGGCTAGAGTCAGACGGCAGCAAACTGTCGTGGTCCGTGCACTCGCACCTGCCCCTCACGAACATCGAGATACAGCTCATTGATACTGTTAAC GGCACCTTGAAGAAGTTCGACGTACCGGTGCCAGACCACAAGACACACGAATACGACTTTACATACGTGGTGAACTCAGTGGAACCTGGACACTACGACGCGGTGGTAAAGGTGGAAAACTCGAAGGGCATGGGCGAGAACAGCCAAGCGGTTGAACTTAAAGAAG TGGGTCCCTCGCCCGGCGCGGCGCACGCCCACCACCCGACGACGGCGCTCATCTCCACCGTCCTCATGTACCTGCTTGTACGGATGCTGTAA